The genome window ATTATTTCTATTACTCCATTAAAGATTGCACAATGGATGTGTGAGATGTCTTTTATTGCCCATTTTATCTTTGAGCTTATAgtctttattttaattcttttttaattatattctaGCCTACATGAACCAGCCTGAAGCCTAAGAATGTAACTTTCCCGTGTGCGTTGCATTTTTATTAAGGTAGTACCTTTCTCGTAATAACAAAGTGAGAAATACTGCATATCTGTACAATGTAATCTTGTTAGAAGCTTGAatgttgaagaaatgtttttaaaaatatgtaaaattgctttaaaatgatacaataaataacaataatgataagCTTTACTTATATAACACTCATCAAAACAGTGTACAAAGTGGGGGAGACcagggggcaattgtaacatcTCAAATTGCACCAGTCAGAAACGAGACAGAACAATGAAACTCATCATACACGCTCTCCGTGGCCATCCCTCTGTGCCTGCCAAAGGACAAGCCAATGAGACATTCTTATCAAGGTTTTTTTGAGCTATGAAAGTAATTTTGTTCATCTACAGTATTTTTCTCATCCTGTCTTAACCATCGATGCCTAtgaatttaatttttatgaccATTCTGTTGTCTAACATTTGATATCTTTGTCAAACATTAGCTCCATTGTTTCTAGCTAGCAGGGTAGCTTGTCATGGGGAGTTACACCATTTAAAATAGTGTCTGGCTTAGAAAGAACGTCACTAGgcctatatatatttttgcttATAATTTTAGAATAGCGTTTGTGATCAGTTTAAATACCTGTCTATATTCTACATAGTGTGTTTTGCAGCATAGTCCAATAGTTAAATCGTTGGCCTTTTCAGTATGGGAaccagggttcaattcccaccaagagccaATTTCTCATGCTTTAAATATCGTCATTGTCTACAAATGAGAAGTTATCCTAactttaaatactgtaatactgtcaacattattttgatttttgGTTTTTAATACTAGCATAGTATTGAAGCTCAATATAGAAAATAATAGACAATATTAACTTTGTAATAATGTCagaaaagtgttttcagtttaaacatttatgtatACGAATGACCTGTAGCTTGGCAACTCAGTGAAGGCTGTTACCTTGCACCACCTTTTTGAGCAGTAATATCAATGGATCTTAAATTGTTTTAACTATATCTATATTCTTGGTAGTTTATTTTGATCCTATTTGAAGGAATTATGCGTGTTGTTATCGCCCCTGCATGTGGGGGCAGATGTAACATTTCACATCTAGTGTTTGAATCAATATTGTGACTTTAACAttgcttgtaaaaacatttgatgacTGTTAGCAAGTAAAACACAGATACAAGTTACCTCTATAAAAATATCTAATTAGTGCAATACGTTTTTGAGTTACGACAAAGAAACCAATTGCAACATTaatcacacataaaatacaaagaaaatcaCAACGGGTAATAAAGTACAggtgaaataaaatacagaatgaaaGAATAAGGATTACATAgagtttagaaaatgtgttCCACAGGACATAAGGAAAGATGAATCAAGGAAACAAtgataaaatgattaaatgacaGCTAACAATAGTAAAATGACtggcagctcagataaaatctgAATATGCTTTCCAGTAAAAACACGTTTTTAAAAGAGATTGAATAAGAAGAAGCAGACCCCGTCGCCTTTCTTTAGGCTCATAAGGAGTCAAAATATCTAAAATGATAATTAAAAGCCTttaaagtaatcaataaaatcttaaaatcaattctaaagcAAACAGGGAGCCAACACACAGGTAATATGatcacagagcagagcagctgaGTGCTGTACAGTCTGGAACCTCTTCGGGGCTTATTGATTAAGGcaagtgaaaaaatatatatatatttaaaaaaattgagTAGTTTGggttttagtaattttttttcatttacatttcttcGTTTTTGttacttcatttaaaaaatgtatttttaagttAAGAACAGGAAGCGGAACAAAACCGGAAACACGTGTCGATGACGTCGATgtaggaaaacaaaaacaaatcgaCGTCTTGCAACAcctctgttgttgtgtttcaCACTGTTTTGTCGTGTTTACTGTTTTCAGAGTCTCTCTCCGGCGGCTCCGGTCTGTGTTCATGGTGAGACTTTACATATTTCAGACGGTCGAAGTGAAAACGAGACGCCAGTTCAGCTTTCACCCCGATGCTAACTGAGCTAGCTAactgtagctaacgttacaacAGTGTTGATCAGCTGTCAGCTGAAGACGTCCAGAGGAAAATGAagtctcttttcttcctctgtcacAGGTTGTGCTTTGTGTCCAGCTGAAGCTGTAGTTTACCGGTAACATCACGGTAGTTCAGGAGCCATGGCTCAGCAGAGAGGAGTCAACAGCCTGCAGTTCAACCAGGACCAGAGTAAGCTAACTAAAGCTGAAGTCTGCATGTTGGAACAAAGCTTTgacatatatgtatatttgtttttcttctctttccacAATTACAGGCTGTTTCTGCTGTGCTATGGAGACAGGGGTCAGGATCTACAACGTGGAGCCTCTGATGGAGAAAGGCCACCTGGGTGAGTGGACTTTACTGTCAGTAAAAGGTGGGGTGAATTCAGTATTACCATAATTTTTATGTTACATTATATAAAATGCAACACAACATGAGTAATATAGGAACAAACGATTATGACATTGAGAGAAAAACCACAAAACAAGGGCAGAAAAGAATCAGAATCTGGTTTATTGCCAGGTTCAATTTCACAAATGAGGAGGTATTTTGGTGCTtaaatgaacataaatatagaatTATAGAAAAAGTAAATGGATCACACAGGTAAAAGTGGGACGGGAGGAACTGGGAATCATACCGCAGATTAATGGACCGTCTGTTCTACTTCTTTCTCAGCCTCCCCATTGCGCCAAAATAATTGTTACATAAAAATCCtcttaaaatactttttgttttgttttgtcagagctGTGAGTTTGAGGTGTGTATGATTAGTCACCCCCCATGCTGCTctaattacctgctgtaattAGGTAGTTATGTTAAATCAAGTCTGAAAAGAAACCTTCACATTCCCAGAGTTTGTCATTTtatactgtgcattcagaccgaACGCAAATTGAATCTTCCCGTCGCATGAGTTTGATCACTAGACTACTCGCCTGATGTTCTCATACAACGCGGGTAAAATGCAAGTTTATGCGagtaaacacaacaataataattttaataaacgGATTAAAACTGGGGGGCGATGGTGCAGTAAGTGTAAgaaacatgcctttggtgtgagagacccgggttcgattcccactgcaGTACATCCaatgtgtccctaagcaagacacttaaccccaagTTTTTCCAGAGACGtggacctctgacataaatagcaaatgtaaatcactttggataaaagcatcagctaaatgagtaaaatgAAGCCAAAATAGCTACCGATTTGTTAAACTAATGAATTCATGCTTAGTCAGGTCTTTCAGCAAGTTtttaaatgcttgttttctgaataGAGGTCGGATTGATCAGGGCAATGGTCTGCTAACTTTTTTTAtagtaaagtacaacaatagcTGCAATCAAGTAACAAACACATATTTTCAGGACAATCTAAACGCAATCGCAACACAGCGTCACGCGACTTTGTGACGATAGGAAGCAATCTGTCGCATGGCCGCACGCTTCCCATCACACCCACCACGTCCAGTGTGCCGCCGGGCAGGaatttgcatctctttgtgtcTTAGTTTGGCAGGTGACTACGTAaacttaaagctggggtaggcaacgtTAGAGAAACCAGCAAGAGACAGCTCGAATTTATCCAACTGAAATAATCTCCTCCCTttaggcctccctccaaagtcACTCCCCCTAAACACACTggtcctgcaacagccacagatacagattttgttctttttgtgtcagagcatttcatttattgattgctgttgcgATGTAAAGTTAAGCTTCTTAAATATGTTGCCAAGCCCAGCTTTAAAAGTTCGgtgtgttttagttttagtggcatctagtggtgagggatGCGGATTACAAACAACGGCTCACTTGCCGCTCACCCATCCCTTTGAAAATGAGCAGGTGAAACTACGCACCCGAtgacatggcggcgcaacatggcgaggTCCAcgtaagaggacccgcggtatatatagatagaaatgtctcattctaaggtcaTAAAAACGTAACAgttcattatatattattatatacaccactgaaaacacagtaatggatattatattgcatttctgttaataGATCCTCCtgaatattacacactggacctttgaGGTACAGCAAAATTAATAATACTTATACTGAAAGTAATGCTAAGCCTGCTGGTGATAAAGGTCACAGGGTTTTCCCGCAGCGTTTGCAGAACCAGCTactgtcatttgttttattacaaaGGAAGAggtcaaacattttattatccACGTCCACCTGTGATATTAATtagtgtgtacgtgtgtgtgtttttaaccaGACCATGAACAGGTAGGCAGCGTGGCCCTGTGCTCCATGCTGCATCGATCCAACCTGCTGGCCGTAGTTGGAGGAGGAATAAATCCCAAGTTCTCAGAAATATCTGGTGAGTTAGATGAagacattaattattattattgttgttgttattaataaAGGATATGTTCAGATTTTTTCAAAGTATGCTCAAACAGTCATTGGTTGTTGTTATATTTCCTCCTCTTTGTTTTGACTGTATAGTGATACCTTCATAGTGTGAAATTccctttgtttctgtgtttctttgccGTGTCTTAGCGGAGGGATACGTCACATGTAGGTTTGTTTCCAGGAGAAACACAGACGATAAACATACACCCGACTACTCAGACGAAGATACTGTTTACTAATTCAGACTGCAGCAGCCTCATATTAGCTTTGGCTGAAGATGAATGTGGATTTTGTCCTCCATCTTTTAAATTGTAGTTGATCTTTGAACGGATTCACTTAACAGCCACTAATAACTCTTTAAGTGCACATAAGGAATCTGAATAATGTACTAGGAAATAATATctgaacctatcctttaatgGCCAGTAAAAAAAGATTTCCCATCTGCTCTGGTGGGTCAGATCAGAAAACTGCTGGCCTCTAGACAAGTTGTACTGGTCCTATAGATTAGTCAAATGAtccataaatgttttataacaaaatacacattatttattattatgttattttaatttaaacagtCACAAATGTGAATTAGAATTACAGAATTAATTGAAAACTAATAGTATCCCAAAAGTGTGGGActgtgtgctgtctgtgttgtgttcaTTTCCCCTCTTCTTTATCCATTTCCACCTCTTAcatatttctaaaatcctgttTAACACCTACTCATTAACAGTGAGTAACCATTGAACAAAATATTCCTCGGTGGCGTGGTGCATGTACTCCATCACAGAGAGTCGTGAGTAAAGAGCAGCGGGAgttgtttgttgatttttgttAGTGCTTTTGGGTGCTGGTCTAATCTAGACTCCGACCTCTCTGCTTTTTCATTTGAAGAAAGTGTAAAACTACAAATGAAGTTTTATTGCTTGTTTCATTTCAGTGCTGATCTGGGACGACGCTCGGGAGTCACGGGACCCCAAAGACAAGCTGGTGCTGGAGTTTACTTTCACCAAACCGGTCCTGGCTGTTCGCATGAGGCATGACAAGTGAGTTTACTGTTACCACTCGCTCAACCTGTAGTTCCAGCTACGTGAAATACAAGTAAcaatcaaatataataaataaatagttgtctttgttttgtttttcaggatcATCATTGTGCTAAAGAACAGGATCTATGTGTACAGTTTTCCAGATAACCCTGTCAAACTTTTTGAGTTTGACACCAGAGATAACCCCAAAGGTGAAGAGTCCTTCTCTTGTTCTGTACATTTTTCTTCCATCATGTCTGATTctgtaaattgttattttttttccaggCCTGTGTGATTTGTGTCCCAGTCTGGAGAAACAGCTGCTGGTCTTTCCAGGTCATAAATGCGGCAGCCTGCAGCTGGTTGTAAGTTACGAACACAGAGAAACGCTTGCATGTATCAGTTGTTCGTATTAAAcgtaatgttaaaaaaaatattgttttctcCAGGACTTGTCCAACACCAAGCCTGGTACATCATCTGCCCCTTTTACCATCAACGCCCACCAGAGTGAGATCGCCTGTGTGGCGCTGAACCAGCCCGGCAGCGTGGCGGCTTCAGCCTCTCGCAAAGGAACACTCATCCGCCTGTTTGACACAACGACTAGAGACAAGCTGGTGGAGCTGCGCAGAGGAACCGACCCGGCCACGCTCTACTGGTACGCACTCAAGTAGTGACGGattgtgcgtgcgtgtgcgtgcgtgcatggtTAAGGAGTCAGATGGTCAAACAGCATCTGAAACCCTCACCCCCTCCATATGTTGAAATTGGGGAGATGTGTCCAACAATTTGTTTAAATTTCCAAAACCGAGAATACGAGTATCAGGTGCTTAGAGGTGTGAGCGTTGGCGGGATATGTATTGGATGAATAAAGATTTTAACCTGGTGATGGCGCAACAtggaaagtcagaggatcactaAAGTTAacattcatcctgaggggaacatgaacgTCTCAGCGAGGGCTGCATCCAACAATTATTTCATCGATTCATCGAGTAATTGGataaaaaacacttttgctTGGCGCCCCCCGGTACAGGGATCAGCTGTGTAGCAGACACACtgtacagagttgttgttttcttttaacttgaaataatcccatactttggacactctttctcttcttctaccctcgctattttctgtctcttcctcaaCTTTGCAATCCGTGACATCGAATCAAGTCGTCTTCACCTGTCCACAGCGTAAGCGCGTTGTGCCGCAGTAATAAGTCTCTGCGCTGTATATAGTTatatgaattaaatgaaatgtatggaTGCAAAGAATTTAAAATTTCTCAAATTGTTTCACCCTAGTCTCAACACAATTTGATGTTTACATCTGGACCACAGTAGAGCTGCAACGTTTAATCAAATAACTGATTAGTTATCAACTAGTAAGTTAGTCGCGAGCTATTTTGTTAATCGCTTAATCAGTTTGAGTCACTCTTTTGAGTCAGAAAAAATATCTGCTTCcgatgtgaatattttctggtttctttcctcctctttgacagtaaactgatctttctgtctttgggttgtggacaaaaggAGATATTTGAGGGCGTCATCTTGGGCTTCCAGAAACAGTgattgacattttacagaccaaacaactaatcgattaatggagaaaataatcaacagggTAATGGACATAGAAAAtgatcgttagttgcagccctggaCATCAGTGGTGGACAGATTGACTTGTGTCTGAACTATGCTGCAtgttagcatggctaaaaagaaTTGTCAACATATATATCCTGACTTTCCCcagtagggctgcacgatttggagaaaaagtcaatgTTGcagattattgtggacaatagtGCGATTTGCAATTCGATTATAATGTATAAAAATGGTACGTGAATCTGCTTGCTTAATTATTAaggaattaattaaataataattaattgtgTAGCCCTTTTCCCCAGAAATCCTGACTTGTGTCCCTAGAGGAAAGTGACTGGGTGGGGAAAGTAAACAAGCTGCTCATGGCCCTCCTTTCTTACCACCTCTGAAGTTCCCTTGAGCGAGGAGGCCCTTAACCCCCAGCAGGGGCCAGTGATCAGACTGTGATTGTACTGGGCTGCTTCCATGTGTGAAAGTGTAACAGGGAGAGCCTTCCTCTCAGTGAAACCCtgaataaacactttttttatCGTTTTATAGTATTATAGTGTGGGTGAAGCTCCAGAAATGCTGAATCCTACATTTTCCGTAATGCAACTCagcatattttgttaaacttcaAACTACACACCTCCAggctttctgtttatttattctgGTATTCTGGCTAAACACAGTAGTGTTTCAGCCTAAACTGGTGACGTCATCAGGGTTGTGTTTTCAGTCTTCCCTCCCGAGCCTCAAGAGAACTGAACCTGCGTGATGCGGTGCCCCCTTTTAAAAGGTTTCCACATGCAAACAAACGGGAGCCTTTTATTATAAAGCAGCTGCAGGAAGTGCAGTGTGTTGATCAGCGAGTTCACAGGCTTTAACCTGGTAACGTCAGTGGTGCTGATCTTCAGTAAAAAACAGGTGCAACACCTGCATGGAGACATGTTCAACACTATTTGGTCAGTAGGTCTGATTAAATTATTGCCTTTCAAAACCAGAGCTGCCAGGTGCTTCCCTGCTGCACAGAAAATACAACACCTGTTTCAGGGAACGGTCATAGAGAAAtaaaacagagcagacagaacAACATAAAACCATTCAATATATAGCGCCAGTTCATAACAGACGTTATCTCGTTGCACTTTTCATAGGAAAATGATTTGCCAGTGTGACCTGAGTGATGGTTGGTGCTCACAGGTCAGCCCGATGCGAGTTACTCCTGCTGGTATTcgtgtttgtgtttgactgtAGCTCAGGCATGGAAACAGTCCTCCTtgtcttatttgtttattttttccagcatcaaCTTCAGCCATGACTCCTCGTTCCTGTGTGCCTCCAGCGACAAAGGCACAGTTCACATCTTCGCACTCAAAGACACCAAACTGAACCGCCGCTCTGCGTAAGACCAACCTCTGTCTTCTCTTCACTTTTCACTTTGAGCTCCAAACTGCTGTTAagggttttggtgtttttttttcctctgcctCCTGCAGACTAGCGCGTGTTGGGAAGGTGGGCCCTGTGATTGGTCAGTACGTGGACAGCCAGTGGTCATTGGCCAGCTTTACCGTGCCGGCTGAGTGCGCCTGTATCTGTGCTTTTGGAAAAAACACGTCCAAGAATGTCAACTCTGTCATCGGTGAGGAAACTCATTCTTTTCCTATTGATGTTCACACTTTGGTCGTGCAGTTGACCTGTACGTGGTTGTAATGAAATACTGaacatgtacagtgggggaaaaaagtatttgaccccttgctgattttgcaggtttgcccacttacaaagaatgcaacgatctataattttaatcatatgtacattctaacagtgaaagacagaatcccaaagaaaattccagaaaatcacatcatatgaatttattaaaattgatgaccatctgatgaggaaaaacaagtatttgaccccctggacaaacagcatgttaatattttgtagaaaagccattattggccagcacagatgtcaaacggtttttatagttggtgacaaggtttgtgcacatttcggcagggatgttggcccactcctccctgcagacagcctccaaatcattcaggttccgaggttgtcgcctggcaactcgaattttaagctccctccaaagattttcaattggattcaggtctggagactggctaggccactccagaaccttgNNNNNNNNNNNNNNNNNNNNNNNNNNNNNNNNNNNNNNNNNNNNNNNNNNNNNNNNNNNNNNNNNNNNNNNNNNNNNNNNNNNNNNNNNNNNNNNNNNNNagctgccttcagttgattcatcagttccccccttgtggttttgggatgattcctcaccgttcgcatgatcagggacaccccacgaggcgagatcttgtgtggaggcccagaccgagggaggttggcggtggtgtggtgcttcttccatttcctgataactgcaccgacagttgatcttttctctccaagttgctttccgattctcttgtagcccatcccagccttgtgcagatcaacaatcttgtccctgatgtccgtagaaagctctttggtcttgcccatggtggtgatgttggatgctggttgtttgggtgttgacaggtgtcttttatacaggtaacgaggtgaggcaggtgtatttgatgtagataattggttgggattggggctgtgaaagactaactggcttgtaggagccagaatacttgctgtttggtagggggtcatatacttgtttttcctcatcagatggttatcaatttttataaattcatatgatgtgattttctggaatttttttgggattctgtctttcactgttagaatgtacatatgattaaaattgtagattgttgcattctttgtaagtgggcaaacctgcaaaatcagcaaggggtcaaatacttatttcccccactgtaattTATGAACAAAGTCATTTGTCATCGGCCTCTGGATTGCCATGATGGATGTTGAGACTAAAACAATTGTGATTATCTAGTAGGGGTGCGACAAATAATTgataattattaaatttgttgccaaccagggcttgacattaacgcCCGCCAGC of Micropterus dolomieu isolate WLL.071019.BEF.003 ecotype Adirondacks linkage group LG13, ASM2129224v1, whole genome shotgun sequence contains these proteins:
- the wdr45 gene encoding WD repeat domain phosphoinositide-interacting protein 4, with the translated sequence MAQQRGVNSLQFNQDQSCFCCAMETGVRIYNVEPLMEKGHLDHEQVGSVALCSMLHRSNLLAVVGGGINPKFSEISVLIWDDARESRDPKDKLVLEFTFTKPVLAVRMRHDKIIIVLKNRIYVYSFPDNPVKLFEFDTRDNPKGLCDLCPSLEKQLLVFPGHKCGSLQLVDLSNTKPGTSSAPFTINAHQSEIACVALNQPGSVAASASRKGTLIRLFDTTTRDKLVELRRGTDPATLYCINFSHDSSFLCASSDKGTVHIFALKDTKLNRRSALARVGKVGPVIGQYVDSQWSLASFTVPAECACICAFGKNTSKNVNSVIAICVDGTFHKYVFTPDGNCNREAFDVYLDICDDDDF